One genomic segment of Erythrolamprus reginae isolate rEryReg1 chromosome 2, rEryReg1.hap1, whole genome shotgun sequence includes these proteins:
- the LOC139159320 gene encoding vomeronasal type-2 receptor 26-like: MVGKVADDDQRTQVAATMVNTYAKHPKFDHMAAVPQIESPYKECMLMKCPLKMIIEEKEWFHYYKPGDYWITGIMSGIIARLYQFSFSKPPTCQLKSENTFYHILPFLLAVHEVNQNSRLLPNLTLGYNIYQNFFSARMTYEAMLDVLSTGQENVPNYRCGRQRNLLAVLEEMDSELFDHISNVLSIYKIPQINYSVINQMAEQNHHFPFSYRMTPNQEPPYSAIVKLLLQFQWTWIGLLSQDNERGEKFKRHLEVLALKNGICFVLSGTVPETNMKSYAGETLMQEKTKMFYSLIKSQIKIIVCQLDSQALGMLAAIIQIIDMTNKSIVGRVWIVTTLTALSVSIFDLLVDLQNKYALFSFLIQTKKGTQYYDFNSYASMVLLYGKEAFQCSYSSPVLSKKVWKKCREKKNWEFPSHDVIAKILSQDSSNISKIIQIVVLVLSAASSSQWSKRRMKVGYHQPPQVVQPWQLHRFLRTFQHHNISRDGISFDGNGVPVGDFDIIHWTSIWNKSDAGVKIGNVERQAYSEVRISVNQTAIQWPTLFNKMVPYSRCTQSCSPGYVKLVREGAPVCCYDCSLCVEGTFSEQKDALHCEKCPDDQYSNKKRDHCVPKNISFLSYEELLGLILAFFAIAFSLTTAFILIIFIKYQDTPIVKANNCELTYILLVSLLFSFLTSLLFIGHPVKLTCLLRQTIFSIVFSVAVSSLLAKTIMVVVAFLATKPGNSMKKWLGKSLANSIVLSCSGIQVGICMIWLGIFPPFPDSDFHSQPEHILLQCNEGSVTMFYSALGYMGFLAAICFLVAFLARNLPGAFNEAKLITFSMLVFCSVWISFVPTYLSTKGKYMVAVQIFSILASCMGLLGCIFIPKCYIIILRPAMNTKEHLMLKKNKAPYVGV, encoded by the exons ATGGTTGGGAAAGTTGCAGATGATGATCAAAGAACCCAGGTTGCTGCAACCATGGTTAATACATATGCCAAGCATCCCAAATTTGATCACATGGCTgcagtgcctcagatagaaagtccatacaaAGAGTG TATGCTGATGAAATGTCCATTAAAGatgataatagaagaaaaggagtGGTTCCATTACTACAAGCCAGGAGACTACTGGATTACTGGAATAATGTCTGGAATCATAGCTCGATTGTACCAATTTTCATTCTCCAAGCCTCCAACCTGCCAACTGAAAAG TGAGAACACCTTCTACCACATTCTGCCTTTTTTGTTGGCTGTTCATGAAGTCAACCAGAATTCAAGGCTCTTACCCAACCTCACCTTGGGCTACAACATCTATCAGAATTTTTTCAGTGCAAGAATGACATATGAGGCCATGCTGGATGTGCTGTCTACAGGGCAAGAGAATGTCCCAAATTATAGATGTGGAAGACAAAGGAATCTGCTGGCTGTTCTTGAAGAGATGGATTCTGAACTCTTTGATCATATATCTAATGTCTTGAGCATCTATAAAATTCCACAG ATCAACTATAGTGTCATCAACCAGATGGCTGAGCAAAATCATCATTTCCCTTTTTCATATCGGATGACACCAAACCAAGAACCTCCTTATTCAGCAATTGTCAAGCTGCTTCTGCAGTTCCAATGGACGTGGATTGGTCTCCTTTCTCAGGACaatgaaagaggagaaaaattCAAAAGACACTTGGAAGTTCTCGCCCTAAAAAATGGGATTTGTTTTGTTCTCTCAGGAACCGTTCCAGAAACAAATATGAAGTCATATGCTGGAGAAACTCTCAtgcaggaaaaaacaaaaatgttctATTCTCTTATCAAGagtcaaataaaaattatagtaTGCCAACTAGATTCTCAGGCCTTAGGAATGTTAGCAGCAATAATACAAATAATTGATATGACTAATAAATCCATTGTGGGAAGAGTGTGGATTGTAACAACTTTGACAGCTTTAAGTGTAAGTATTTTTGACCTCTTGGTTGATCTACAAAATAAATAtgctttgttttccttccttatcCAGACAAAAAAAGGGACTCAGTATTATGATTTTAATTCTTATGCATCTATGGTCCTCTTGTATGGAAAGGAAGCATTCCAATGTTCTTATTCAAGTCCTGTGTTATCtaagaaagtttggaaaaaatgcagagaaaaaaagAACTGGGAATTCCCATCCCATGATGTGATTGCAAAAATTCTGtctcaggattcctccaatatttccaaaataattcaaattgtggTCTTGGTCCTCAGTGCTGCCTCTTCCTCCCAGTGGAGTAAGAGGAGAATGAAAGTTGGATACCATCAACCACCCCAGGTTGTACAACCATGGCAG CTTCATAGATTTCTGAGAACCTTCCAACATCACAATATTTCCAGAGATGGGATTTCTTTTGATGGAAATGGAGTTCCTGTTGGTGACTTTGATATCATACACTGGACATCAATTTGGAACAAGTCAGATGCTGGGGTGAAAATTGGGAATGTAGAAAGACAAGCCTACTCAGAAGTCAGGATTTCTGTCAATCAAACTGCCATCCAATGGCCAACTTTATTTAACAAA ATGGTGCCTTACTCAAGATGTACACAAAGTTGCTCCCCAGGTTATGTCAAGCTTGTGAGAGAGGGAGccccagtttgctgctacgactgttcTCTCTGTGTGGAAGGAACATTCTCTGAACAGAAAG atgCACTCCATTGTGAAAAGTGTCCAGATGATCAGTATTCCAATAAGAAGCGAGATCACTGTGTCCCAAAAAATATAAGCTTCTTATCCTATGAAGAATTGTTGGGACTCATCCTGGCTTTCTTTGCCATTGCTTTTTCCCTAACAACTGCCTTTATTCTGATAATCTTCATTAAATACCAAGACACTCCcatagtcaaagccaacaactgTGAACTCACTTACATCCTCCTGGTTTCActcctgttttctttcttgacCTCTCTTCTATTCATTGGCCATCCTGTGAAATTGACCTGTCTACTTCGACAAACCATTTTCAGTATTGTTTTCTCAGTTGCTGTGTCTTCCTTGCTGGCCAAGACTATAATGGTGGTGGTGGCCTTTCTTGCCACGAAGCCAGGCAACAGCATGAAGAAATGGCTGGGGAAGAGTCTGGCCAACTCTATTGTTTTATCTTGCTCTGGTATTCAAGTAGGCATCTGCATGATATGGCTGGGAATCTTTCCCCCATTCCCAGATTCTGATTTTCATTCCCAACCAGAACATATCCTGCTGCAGTGTaatgaaggctctgtcaccatGTTCTATTCTGCTCTTGGCTACATGGGGTTTTTGGCTGCCATCTGTTTCCTGGTGGCATTTCTGGCTCGAAATCTGCcaggggccttcaatgaagccaaactgatcaccttcagcatgttggttTTTTGTAGTGTTTGGATCTCCTTTGTTCCCACATATCTGAGTACCAAGGGGAAATACATGGTAGCCGTGcagatcttctccatcctggcctcctgcATGGGTTTACTGGGCTGCATCTTTATCCCTAAATGCTACATTATTATCCTGAGACCTGCCATGAACACCAAAGAACATctaatgctaaaaaaaaataaggctcCTTATGTTGGTGTCTAA